AATTAAAGCAGAGCTGAAGCTCTAACTTCAAGTACATGGTTTAATAAAATCACAATTTTCGAAATTGTTTGTtgattcaaaaaaatgttcacaaatgtCAAAAGAAATtataaattttaaaaatgttcgaaaattcaaaaattgttcatgaatttcaaaacATTCTTATTGATTTGCAAAAAAACTATCCATCCAAAAAAGCTTTGATAATAAAAAATTGTTCCCAAATTTCGAAAACTGTgcatgtattcaaaaaatgtatgccaattcaaaaaaatgttcattaatttgaaaaaatatattcaaaaattcaaaaaatgagTGCGAATTTCAAAAAATTATTCCTGGATTTCAAAAACTGTCCATCAATTTAAAAAAGTGTTCACCGATTcataaaaatgttcacaaatttaaataATTGTTCCTAAACAGATAAGAACACAACCAGGAATGAGAGCAGTTCCGCAACTGTTAGAATACTGATTCTTACATGGCTGAGCTCCAGGATTAGAAGCCCAACATATGTATGATATGCAGAACATCCATGTTAGATACGCCCACTGTCTAGCAATAGCGTACAAATAAGTTCTCATGTTCCAGTTTCTGCAATTTCTCAAAATAATTGCTCACTAGTTATCCAGTATACAAACATGCGTCCAtcctttttttttaatttctcaATATCTATAAGCTGCATCTTACACACCTTTTAATTACCGTATTTTGTTTCACAATTGATTCATCAGTTTTCCCTGcaaaaaaagttcatcatttaATTTTGTTGCAATCCACATTGTCTCATTCCTTTAAAAATTATAGATCATTCTTAACGTACATCTACACCCCTTCCACACCGATACAACAAGTTCATCTTTTGTGTGTTGTTCATGACTCCATGTCTGAACTGAGAGCCCAATCCAATGAACATGTCCTCTTCAATTATATTCCTTCCCCTCACGCCTCCAAGCTTCACCGACCAGCCCATGGATTTTTCTCCCCTTAGCCTGCCGCTCCAGTGGCTCGCGGCTGGAAGGGGATTCCTGATGCCTCCGCTGCGGCTAGTAGTATAGGTTAAGCTTTTTTAGTTCTCACAGGGGCGACGCTCGGACGGATGGCCGCACTTCATCTTCGAGTTGGTCTTTCAGGCTTCGATCCTACTCGAGTTCGTCCGCCAGGACGGAGTCGACAAAGCTGTAAAGTAGATTTCTGTCAATCTCTTTTGGCCACCGAGGGTAGGGTTTCTCACCGTGCATCCACGATGGCGAGGTCTGGGGTCAAGCACTTCAAATAGATTCAAGGGTTGAATGACGGCGACTACAACTCCAGATTGTTTGTCCTTAGGTGCACGTGCACAAAAGACTTCTCGATTGTCATCGACAAGGTCATGCCGGCTATGGTACGGGAGCGGCTACATCAGCGCATCAACTGCACATTCTGCCAGCGGTAGTGGTCATTCGGAGGTATAAGGAACTCGATGTAATCTTTATTATGTTTGTTGTGCTTTGTACTTTCGATGAATTTTTATAATAGAACTTGGTATTTTTGGAAGAAAAAAAACCCAGAGAACCCAACCCTCATGAGCATATAATCATAGAACGCTGTAATGTCCTCCGTGATACCAGATTATCATCACACTCGAGCTCATATGTTTTCCACGGTGCCAATAAATGATGCATTGGGAGTGATACTATACTACAAATTTAACGGTGGAGTGCTTTTAAAAATGTTGCAACATTACTTTTTGTCTGAGATAACACATGGGGAGAAAAAATGTTGCAATGGTTTTTCATACGCAATGGAAGAATATCGTGTTCGCTGAAGAATAAAAAGGGAAAGATACCGTAGTGTCCTGCCCCTTTTTTGCAGGGGGATTAGGGCATTGGATTTTTCAGAATCAATCTGCAGCAATGGCGGCCGTGCCCGTTGGAGCTCCTCCGCCGGCCAAAAGGAAAAAGGAGGGCCCCGATTGCCTGGAAACCTCGCCGGTCCCTCCGGCCATGGTGGGCGCAGACTGGTCCTCGCTCCCATACGACCTCCTCCGCCGCATCGCTGACACCCTCCTGGACACAAACGACGTGGACTGCTACATGGACTTGCGGGCCGTCTGCCGCCACTGGCGCTCCACCACCGACGACCCCCGGAGCGACGCCACCGACCCCCGCTTCCGCCCTCGCCAGTGGATCGTCCTCGACGAGGTCTTCCCGAGCGACACGCGCCGCCTCTTGGTCAACACCTCCAGCGGCCGGTGCCTCCACAGGGAGCTCCCGCAGCTCCGCGACCACCACGTCGTCACCACAACCCTCGGCGGCTTCTTCGTCCTGTCCGACAAGAGCCCTCCCCACGCAGCTCGTGTCTTCAACCCTCTCACCGGTGGCCTCATCCGCTTCAATGCTCCCGTGCCTCCCGAGAGAAAGGTTACCGCCGCCGTCTGCTTCGGCATGGCTTCGCCCATGCTTACCTTATTGTGTGACTCGTCTCGCAAGCATTACACGCCGTAGATTTTGTGAAGCAGAACAAGCAGTTTGTCCTTGCCGCTGACCATCTACCATCTCATCATGAGCTACACCATCAACGTCCGGGATTCTGAACTAGCCTCACAACAAATGCCGTTCGGCGAAGTCTTCGACGAAGACGAGCCATCTCCTATGTTTATGGATGGTGGTCTCCATCTCGACGAGTTGTATCATCAAGGGTGGACAGAGTCATACATCCCTGAAGTACCGTCTATCGACCTTGGGGATGATGACCTGGAGTTCCACTAGCAGAAGTTATAGGGTTGGATCTGATTTTCTACAATTCGCCAACTTCTGAAATTTTCTCCCCTTAATTTTCTGTACGTACGCTTGCAGCCAGGCTTATAAACAGCGGTACGAATGTAATGCTCCCCTGGCGTGTATGATTCAGCTCTTCTACAGCTTTCCTTTTTGTAATATGTTCTTTGTTGGGTTTATGGGCATTACTACGGAATGGCGCATCCCAATTTGTAGCAGTTGAGAACTTAAGATAGACGTTGCTTTGCAGTTCAATAGTTCACCGTTGCTGCTAAATCTTAAGATGTGCTTTGCATATAAAAATTCCTGATGTTTACATATTTTTGCTGTGCATTTATAGATACAGGTAGATTATTAGGTCAGGGTTGCATATTTAGCCCGTACCCTATCGTCGTGTTTCTCTTTCACATTAACATCTACGCACTATCATCTTGCTGGTGCCTTAATTAACAAAGGTAATGGTCGATGCTACGAGAGATTGCACTCAAGAATCAAGAATTCAAACTTGTACTACTGCTACTACTCAGTAACGCAAGATAAGAGTAGCAAGGATCTCAGAACTGTAGTTGGAACATAGATCAGAGTGGCCAATGAGTGAGAGTCAGAGGCATATATTTTTGCCTGGCATCATCGAGGTTCCCCACCTCACCTTTGAGGATATCACCCAGAGGTAAGTTTGACCTTTCACCCGAGTGTAGTTGGCCAAATTCAGGAGTAGTACATCCGCGTTGTTTGTCTAGGGGGTTCGGCATGCCCCTTCATCAAAACATGTTCACTCTATACATATTCTAATTTCTTCTTAATGAAAAGACATCGTTCTTGCTGTTTTCTTGGGGAAAAAAGGTCAAACTTAGTTGAGGGAACCAAAGTAGAAAGCAACACATAGTTTAATACTTCATATGCAACAGTTTGAAAAACAAAACAAATTTATTTTTTTCTACTCCCAGTATCTTTTGCATAAATGTTTCTTAACTAGTCTAAAGTGATCAGTTGCATCTGCATTATCATGTTAATTCCAAGCAGAAGAAAAACGCGGTATGATCCAAGAAAAAAAGTCTAATCAACACGTGGATCTCAACCGTGTCAGAAAGTTTTATATGCAAAGCACATCTTAAGTTCATAGCACCAATGGCGAACTGCAAAGCAACATATTTAGATCTCAACTGCAATTGGGGTACAAACTGTATTGGGCCATTCTGCAGTATTGGCAGAAATCCAACGATCAGCAAATTACAAAAGGAAGGTA
The Aegilops tauschii subsp. strangulata cultivar AL8/78 chromosome 3, Aet v6.0, whole genome shotgun sequence genome window above contains:
- the LOC109763944 gene encoding uncharacterized protein, which codes for MAAVPVGAPPPAKRKKEGPDCLETSPVPPAMVGADWSSLPYDLLRRIADTLLDTNDVDCYMDLRAVCRHWRSTTDDPRSDATDPRFRPRQWIVLDEVFPSDTRRLLVNTSSGRCLHRELPQLRDHHVVTTTLGGFFVLSDKSPPHAARVFNPLTGGLIRFNAPVPPERKVTAAVCFGMASPMLTLLCDSSRKHYTP